A region from the Streptosporangium sp. NBC_01756 genome encodes:
- a CDS encoding S8 family serine peptidase: MQRTTRWAGVAVLTAALTVQPQAVAEAGDQAVTGVRTVTLVTGDKVTVTGPTSAIVEPGEGREKVTFLTDEARGQLRVLPGDAAPLVRAGRLDPRLFDVTGLLELGYDDSRKELPLLVTGASGPAPAVRAMTGFRSLSAVRGFAVRQRRDDAARTWQALAGGTGKVWLDGRRRVSLDVSVKQVGAPQAWERGHTGAGVKVAVLDTGIDATHPDLAGRVTARADFTEAQDERDVIGHGTHVASTIAGTGAASGGTYRGVAPDVTLLDGKVCESLWCTDSSILAGMQWAAEQGARIVNMSLGSTDTPELDPLEEAVKTLTERYGTLFVVAAGNYAADRTISSPATADAALAVGAVSKSGEQADFASRGPRAGDDGLKPDITAPGVDITAARGKDSPGDGPYVAMSGTSMATPHVTGVAALLAGAHPDWKGGTLKAALMGTARPLPGIGVFAQGAGLVDAARGTGQAVTAEPPGLGFGRQAWPHDDDRPASQKIVYRNHQQQPVTLRLEVRGDTSFSVTPATLAIPAGGQAEATVTSDTRAGGPDGLLGGHVVATGDGGLNLSTPVGVNKEVESYDLTLRHTDRNGRPATQTYTTLYRLDADQTPIDLEEPEGPVTLRLPKGRWQIRTVIGDDQSRTLLVHPDLSLDRSQTVEADARLGRPISLTLPRADAAPLLAEIVYQWQEADGTPRSWGWLADSYDGAFTAQLGPARAHPGVRTKVAGQWAAARTGSPYAYRLTWFHTGGMVNGFERRVAQRDLAAIHTDYARHLPDAEAEAASRAWPRDGAIFSYLSQTTFGTPFKQVEYVNTDDGIRWQRYLFEYAPDGRLNRFESPFAVYRSGRTYPEAWNRGVFSPALPWAGAPGHGGVSRTGDVISTDLLMYGDARGSLGYSSRATQRTALYRDGTLVGEQPEIETSFTVPAGEAAYRLVVDTERGAPATLSTRVSGVWTFRSGHVTGETPERLPVSVVRFGPALDSENFAPSGRRFTVPVTVQPLAGSAAGPVRRLSVEVSYDDGATWTKAEIHGSAAVLRHPAGDGFVSLRARALDKAGNTAEQTVIRAYRIRPS; encoded by the coding sequence GTGCAGAGAACGACAAGGTGGGCCGGCGTCGCCGTGCTCACCGCGGCCCTGACCGTCCAGCCACAGGCGGTCGCGGAGGCAGGCGACCAGGCGGTGACCGGCGTGCGGACGGTCACACTGGTCACCGGCGACAAAGTGACGGTGACCGGCCCGACGAGCGCGATCGTCGAGCCGGGTGAGGGTAGGGAAAAGGTCACCTTCCTCACCGACGAAGCACGGGGGCAGCTCCGCGTCTTACCCGGCGACGCCGCGCCACTGGTTCGCGCCGGACGGCTGGACCCCCGGCTGTTCGACGTGACCGGGCTGCTGGAACTCGGATACGACGACAGCCGCAAGGAACTCCCCCTGCTCGTGACCGGGGCCTCCGGTCCCGCGCCGGCCGTCCGCGCGATGACCGGGTTCAGATCGCTGAGCGCGGTGCGGGGCTTCGCCGTACGGCAGCGCAGAGACGACGCCGCGCGGACATGGCAGGCCCTCGCGGGCGGTACGGGGAAGGTCTGGCTCGACGGACGCCGGCGCGTCTCGCTCGACGTGAGCGTCAAACAGGTCGGCGCGCCGCAGGCGTGGGAGCGCGGACACACCGGCGCCGGCGTCAAAGTGGCGGTGCTCGACACCGGGATCGACGCGACCCATCCCGACCTCGCCGGGCGGGTCACGGCGCGGGCCGACTTCACCGAGGCCCAGGACGAACGCGACGTGATCGGGCACGGCACGCACGTGGCCTCCACCATCGCGGGCACCGGCGCCGCCTCAGGCGGCACGTACCGTGGCGTCGCGCCGGACGTGACGCTGCTGGACGGCAAGGTGTGCGAGTCGCTGTGGTGCACGGACTCGTCCATCCTGGCGGGCATGCAGTGGGCGGCCGAACAGGGCGCGAGAATCGTCAACATGAGCCTCGGGTCCACCGACACCCCCGAACTCGACCCTCTGGAAGAGGCCGTGAAGACGCTCACCGAACGCTACGGCACTCTGTTCGTGGTGGCGGCCGGCAACTACGCCGCCGATCGCACGATCAGCTCGCCCGCCACCGCCGACGCCGCGCTCGCGGTCGGCGCGGTCAGCAAGTCGGGCGAGCAGGCCGACTTCGCCAGCCGCGGGCCGCGCGCCGGTGACGACGGCCTCAAGCCGGATATCACCGCCCCCGGCGTGGACATCACCGCGGCCCGTGGCAAGGACAGCCCCGGCGACGGCCCCTACGTCGCCATGTCCGGCACCTCCATGGCCACCCCGCACGTCACGGGCGTCGCCGCGCTGCTGGCCGGGGCGCACCCCGACTGGAAGGGCGGCACGCTCAAGGCGGCCCTCATGGGCACCGCCCGGCCGCTGCCGGGGATCGGGGTCTTCGCTCAGGGTGCGGGGCTCGTCGACGCCGCCCGCGGCACCGGCCAGGCCGTCACCGCCGAACCGCCCGGCCTCGGTTTCGGACGGCAGGCGTGGCCGCACGACGACGACCGGCCGGCCAGTCAGAAGATCGTCTACCGCAACCACCAGCAGCAGCCGGTGACCCTCCGCCTGGAGGTGCGTGGCGACACGTCCTTCAGCGTCACGCCCGCCACGCTGGCCATCCCCGCGGGCGGGCAGGCCGAGGCCACCGTCACCTCCGACACCCGCGCCGGAGGGCCCGACGGCCTCCTCGGCGGGCACGTCGTCGCCACCGGCGACGGAGGGCTGAACCTCAGCACGCCGGTCGGGGTCAACAAGGAGGTGGAGAGCTACGACCTCACTCTCCGGCACACCGACAGGAACGGCCGGCCGGCCACCCAGACCTACACGACGCTGTACCGGCTGGACGCCGATCAGACGCCGATCGACCTGGAGGAGCCCGAGGGGCCGGTCACCCTGCGGTTGCCCAAGGGCAGATGGCAGATCAGGACCGTCATCGGCGACGATCAGAGCAGGACGCTCCTCGTCCACCCGGACCTCAGCCTGGACCGGTCGCAGACCGTGGAGGCCGACGCGCGGCTGGGCCGGCCGATCTCGCTGACGCTTCCCCGCGCCGACGCCGCCCCGCTGCTGGCCGAGATCGTCTACCAGTGGCAGGAAGCCGACGGGACGCCGCGTAGCTGGGGCTGGCTCGCCGACTCCTACGACGGTGCGTTCACCGCCCAACTCGGCCCCGCCCGCGCCCATCCGGGCGTACGCACCAAGGTCGCCGGGCAGTGGGCCGCAGCCCGGACCGGCAGCCCGTACGCCTACCGCCTGACCTGGTTCCACACCGGAGGCATGGTCAACGGATTCGAGCGGCGCGTGGCCCAGCGCGACCTGGCCGCCATCCACACCGACTACGCCCGCCACCTGCCCGACGCGGAGGCCGAAGCGGCCAGCCGCGCCTGGCCGCGCGACGGCGCCATCTTCTCCTACCTGTCGCAGACCACGTTCGGCACGCCGTTCAAGCAGGTCGAGTACGTCAACACCGACGACGGCATCCGCTGGCAGCGCTACCTGTTCGAGTATGCCCCCGACGGCCGGCTCAACCGCTTCGAGTCGCCCTTCGCGGTCTACCGGTCCGGGCGCACGTACCCGGAAGCGTGGAACCGCGGCGTCTTCTCGCCCGCCCTGCCCTGGGCGGGCGCGCCGGGACATGGCGGCGTCAGCCGCACCGGCGACGTCATCTCGACCGATCTGCTCATGTACGGCGACGCCAGAGGATCGCTCGGCTACTCCTCCCGGGCCACGCAGCGGACCGCCCTCTACCGGGACGGCACCCTCGTGGGCGAGCAGCCGGAGATCGAGACGAGTTTCACCGTGCCCGCAGGGGAGGCCGCCTACCGCCTCGTCGTCGACACCGAGCGCGGGGCGCCCGCGACGCTGTCCACGCGCGTGTCCGGTGTGTGGACGTTCCGGTCCGGGCACGTCACGGGTGAGACGCCCGAGCGGCTGCCCGTGTCGGTCGTGCGCTTCGGCCCCGCCCTCGACAGCGAGAACTTCGCCCCGTCCGGGCGGCGCTTCACCGTGCCGGTGACCGTTCAGCCGTTGGCGGGAAGCGCCGCCGGCCCTGTCAGGCGGCTCTCGGTCGAGGTCTCCTACGACGACGGCGCCACCTGGACCAAGGCCGAGATCCACGGGTCGGCGGCCGTCCTGCGCCACCCGGCCGGCGACGGGTTCGTGTCCCTGCGCGCCCGAGCGCTGGACAAGGCGGGCAACACCGCGGAGCAGACGGTCATCCGGGCCTACCGGATCCGGCCGTCGTGA
- the istB gene encoding IS21-like element helper ATPase IstB, with amino-acid sequence MAGTTPSSTSTAGGSRNVEAELAYLTRVLKAPSLAAAVDRLAERARAESWSHEEFLAACLQREVAARESHGGEARIRFARFPARKALEDFDYDHQRSLKREVIAHLGTLDFVAARENVVFLGPPGTGKTHLSIGLGVRACQAGHRVAFATAAQWVDRLAEAHAAGKLQDELAKLSRIPVLIVDEVGYIPFEAEAANLFFQLVSSRYERASLIVTSNKPFGRWGEVFGDDVVAAAMIDRLVHHAEVISLKGDSYRLKNRSLGRVPAADYSNER; translated from the coding sequence ATGGCAGGCACGACCCCTTCGAGCACATCGACGGCCGGTGGTTCCCGCAACGTCGAGGCCGAGCTGGCCTATCTGACCCGGGTGCTCAAGGCGCCGTCGTTGGCGGCCGCGGTTGACCGGCTCGCCGAGCGGGCCCGGGCCGAGTCCTGGAGCCATGAGGAGTTCCTGGCCGCCTGCCTGCAGCGGGAGGTCGCCGCCCGCGAATCCCATGGCGGTGAAGCGCGGATCCGCTTCGCCCGCTTCCCGGCCAGAAAAGCGCTGGAAGACTTCGACTACGACCATCAGCGTTCCCTCAAACGCGAGGTCATCGCTCATCTGGGCACGTTGGACTTTGTGGCCGCACGCGAAAACGTGGTCTTCCTCGGCCCGCCCGGCACCGGCAAGACCCACTTGTCCATCGGTTTGGGCGTCCGCGCCTGCCAGGCCGGGCACCGGGTCGCGTTCGCCACTGCCGCCCAATGGGTCGACCGCCTCGCCGAGGCTCATGCCGCCGGCAAACTTCAAGACGAGCTCGCCAAACTGTCGCGGATCCCGGTCCTGATCGTGGACGAGGTCGGTTACATCCCCTTCGAGGCCGAGGCCGCCAACCTGTTCTTCCAGCTGGTCTCCAGCCGATACGAGCGGGCGAGCTTGATCGTCACGAGCAATAAGCCCTTCGGGCGTTGGGGAGAGGTCTTCGGCGACGACGTTGTCGCCGCAGCGATGATCGACCGCCTCGTCCACCACGCCGAGGTCATCAGCTTGAAAGGAGACAGCTATCGTCTCAAAAACCGCAGCCTCGGCCGCGTTCCTGCGGCTGACTACAGCAATGAACGGTAA
- a CDS encoding class I SAM-dependent methyltransferase: MARMPTVPENHVETAHPSLFNDYDRIAEGYTAENETSLLNAYYERPAMLELAGDVTGRRILDAGCGSGPLFHALRDRGAIVTGIDASAGMLELARQRLGADADLRVADLADPLLFPDDAFDDVIASLVLHYLEDWGPTLAELRRVLRPGGRLLVSVEHPFVITLMQHMAGEKPTYFETRNRIEEWTMGGQTAQMSFWDRPLHAMTEAFTAAGFRIGVISEPPPVPEAREVFPEVTGKRMLGFLFFVLETD; encoded by the coding sequence ATGGCGCGCATGCCTACCGTGCCCGAAAATCATGTCGAGACCGCACATCCGTCCCTATTCAACGACTACGACAGGATCGCCGAGGGATACACGGCCGAGAACGAGACCAGCCTCCTGAACGCGTACTACGAGCGGCCCGCGATGCTGGAGCTCGCCGGGGACGTGACCGGCCGGCGCATCCTCGACGCCGGCTGCGGCTCGGGCCCCCTGTTCCACGCGCTGCGCGATCGAGGTGCCATCGTGACCGGCATCGACGCGAGCGCCGGGATGCTGGAGCTGGCCCGGCAGCGGCTGGGCGCCGACGCGGACCTGCGGGTCGCCGACCTGGCCGACCCACTGCTCTTCCCCGACGACGCGTTCGACGATGTCATCGCGTCCCTGGTGCTGCACTACCTGGAAGACTGGGGGCCGACCCTGGCCGAGCTGCGACGCGTGCTGAGGCCTGGCGGCCGACTCCTCGTCTCGGTCGAGCATCCTTTCGTCATCACCCTCATGCAGCACATGGCAGGGGAAAAGCCCACGTACTTCGAGACCCGTAACCGGATCGAAGAATGGACCATGGGTGGGCAGACCGCCCAGATGAGCTTCTGGGACCGGCCGCTGCACGCGATGACCGAGGCCTTCACTGCGGCCGGCTTCCGCATCGGCGTCATCAGCGAACCACCGCCCGTGCCGGAGGCCCGCGAGGTGTTCCCGGAGGTCACCGGAAAGAGGATGCTGGGCTTCCTGTTCTTCGTTCTAGAAACCGACTGA
- a CDS encoding MarR family winged helix-turn-helix transcriptional regulator produces the protein MSEQDSVDRHIAHWSRELSDLDPQVEGIVTRMQILVRLLRRNKETWLASSGFKPWEFEVLHHLVAAGPPYQVTPSLLTEWLDTHPATLTNRLDRLERAGYITRVPDPGDRRRLLVALTDGGRAVWEERMEEGDRSERALLDLLDPGERELLDGLLRRLVRGVEADGPPLMPDWSLGDRKPSAVPGRGSS, from the coding sequence ATGTCAGAGCAGGACTCGGTCGACCGCCACATCGCGCACTGGTCACGCGAGCTGTCCGACCTCGACCCGCAGGTCGAGGGGATCGTGACGCGCATGCAGATACTCGTGCGGCTGCTGCGGCGCAACAAGGAGACCTGGCTGGCCTCGTCCGGGTTCAAGCCCTGGGAGTTCGAGGTGCTCCACCACCTCGTCGCGGCCGGCCCGCCCTACCAGGTGACGCCGTCGCTGCTGACCGAGTGGCTGGACACCCACCCCGCCACCCTGACCAACCGGCTCGACCGGCTGGAACGGGCCGGATACATCACCCGCGTGCCCGACCCCGGTGACCGCCGCCGACTGCTCGTCGCGCTGACCGACGGGGGGCGCGCGGTGTGGGAGGAGCGCATGGAGGAGGGCGACCGGTCGGAAAGGGCACTGCTGGACCTGCTCGACCCCGGTGAGCGCGAACTGCTCGACGGCCTGCTGCGCCGACTGGTCCGCGGCGTGGAGGCGGACGGTCCGCCGCTGATGCCGGACTGGTCCCTGGGCGACCGGAAACCCTCTGCCGTCCCGGGGCGCGGTTCGTCATGA
- a CDS encoding GNAT family N-acetyltransferase codes for MPLSISPIIPAGHLSKNAQPILHADELILRPWLPDDAPAALRAFTDPAIQRWHRQTMTSQEEALAWIGQWPNRWHAEKDACWAVTCAADVVGRVSLCAINLFEGAAQITYWSLPTARGQGVAARAGAQVVQWAFKAGFHRLELKHSVANPASCRVADKLGFPLEGTLISGLRHEDGWHDMHLHARVADDESAPTDPGK; via the coding sequence GTGCCGCTTTCCATCTCACCGATCATCCCGGCCGGCCATCTCAGCAAGAACGCCCAGCCGATTCTCCATGCCGACGAACTAATCTTGAGGCCGTGGCTTCCCGATGATGCGCCCGCCGCGCTCCGAGCGTTCACTGACCCTGCCATCCAGCGCTGGCACCGGCAGACCATGACTTCGCAGGAAGAGGCACTGGCCTGGATCGGTCAATGGCCCAACCGCTGGCACGCCGAAAAGGATGCTTGCTGGGCCGTCACCTGTGCCGCCGACGTGGTCGGACGCGTCTCTTTATGCGCCATCAATCTCTTCGAAGGTGCCGCGCAGATCACCTACTGGAGCCTGCCGACCGCCCGCGGCCAGGGTGTTGCCGCCCGCGCCGGTGCACAGGTAGTGCAGTGGGCTTTCAAGGCGGGATTCCATCGACTGGAACTGAAGCATTCGGTCGCCAATCCCGCCTCGTGCCGGGTGGCGGACAAGCTCGGTTTCCCGCTGGAAGGCACCTTGATCAGCGGGCTCCGCCATGAGGATGGATGGCATGACATGCACCTGCATGCCCGGGTCGCAGACGACGAGTCGGCACCAACTGACCCTGGCAAGTAG
- a CDS encoding GNAT family N-acetyltransferase, which yields MSTAYFDAVFNSKPEIPAPGFELIATEGHGTVIGIMDVTIDGALATIDTIAIHPDHQYQGVGRALLSKARARVSALGVPTLDAWTRDDPSTLRWYRTNGFAESEHYLHVYANHYTEAGEPDRAIGERRPGLRPIAVFMHADLRDEQSMREQFTRVHICQRFMLEL from the coding sequence TTGAGCACCGCCTACTTCGACGCCGTTTTCAACAGCAAGCCTGAAATCCCAGCTCCAGGTTTCGAGCTGATCGCGACGGAGGGACACGGGACCGTCATAGGGATCATGGACGTCACCATCGACGGTGCTCTGGCGACCATCGACACCATCGCAATCCACCCCGACCACCAGTACCAGGGCGTCGGCCGCGCTCTGCTCTCCAAAGCCCGCGCCCGCGTCAGCGCGCTTGGCGTGCCGACGCTCGACGCTTGGACCAGAGACGATCCGAGCACATTGCGCTGGTATCGGACCAACGGCTTCGCTGAGAGCGAGCACTACCTGCACGTCTACGCAAACCACTACACCGAGGCCGGCGAACCGGACCGAGCCATCGGCGAACGACGACCAGGGCTACGGCCGATAGCGGTCTTCATGCACGCCGATCTGCGCGACGAGCAATCGATGCGTGAGCAGTTCACTCGCGTACACATTTGCCAGCGCTTCATGTTGGAGCTCTGA
- the istA gene encoding IS21 family transposase — protein MPIKAIARRMGISKNTVKSALAADAPPKYQRTIKGSIVDAAEPQIRNLLREFPDMPATVIAERIGWQRSLTVLKERVRILRPQYRPVDPSSRTTYQAGELAQCDLWFPPVKVPVGAGHRAGPPVLVMVSGYSRWLMARMLPSRTSGDLFAGHWALLSDLGAVPKTLVWDNESAIGQWKQGKPQLTADANAFRGTLGIQIVQCKPADPEAKGLVERANGYLETSFLPGRDFVSPHDFNAQLAHWLTTANARHHRRIECRPVDRLQADLAAMVALPPVAPTLGWRTSTRLPRDHYVRIASCDYSVHPSAIGRLVEVVADLGQVSVTCAGQLVARHERCWAAHQTITDPLHEQAAAMMRGTRVPRAAGGADTDVQQRSLSDYDALLGIEEVR, from the coding sequence ATGCCGATCAAAGCCATCGCTCGGCGCATGGGTATCTCGAAGAACACGGTGAAAAGCGCGCTGGCGGCCGATGCACCGCCGAAGTACCAGCGGACGATCAAGGGATCAATCGTGGACGCGGCCGAGCCGCAGATCCGAAATCTCCTGCGGGAGTTCCCGGACATGCCCGCGACAGTGATCGCCGAACGGATCGGCTGGCAGCGGTCGCTCACCGTACTCAAGGAGCGGGTGCGTATCCTGCGACCTCAGTACAGGCCTGTCGACCCGTCGTCACGGACGACCTACCAGGCCGGTGAACTGGCCCAATGCGACCTGTGGTTCCCGCCGGTGAAGGTGCCGGTCGGTGCCGGGCACCGGGCCGGCCCGCCGGTACTGGTCATGGTGTCAGGCTATTCGCGGTGGCTGATGGCCCGGATGCTGCCGTCTCGCACGTCCGGTGATCTGTTCGCCGGACACTGGGCGCTGCTGTCGGACCTGGGTGCGGTGCCCAAGACACTGGTATGGGACAACGAGTCCGCGATCGGCCAGTGGAAGCAGGGAAAGCCGCAGCTGACCGCCGACGCCAACGCCTTCCGCGGCACCCTGGGCATCCAGATCGTGCAGTGCAAGCCCGCAGACCCCGAGGCCAAGGGGCTGGTGGAGCGAGCCAACGGCTACCTGGAAACCTCGTTTCTACCCGGCCGTGACTTCGTCTCCCCGCACGACTTCAACGCCCAGCTCGCCCACTGGCTGACCACGGCCAACGCACGGCATCATCGGCGGATCGAGTGCCGGCCGGTGGACCGGCTGCAGGCGGACCTGGCGGCGATGGTGGCATTGCCGCCGGTCGCGCCGACGCTCGGGTGGCGCACCTCGACGCGGCTGCCGCGCGACCATTACGTGCGGATCGCCTCCTGTGACTACTCGGTGCATCCTTCGGCGATCGGCCGGCTGGTCGAGGTCGTCGCCGATCTGGGTCAGGTCAGTGTGACCTGCGCCGGGCAGCTCGTCGCTCGGCATGAGCGGTGCTGGGCAGCCCATCAGACCATCACCGACCCCCTGCACGAACAAGCCGCCGCGATGATGCGCGGCACGCGCGTGCCCAGGGCCGCCGGCGGCGCCGACACCGACGTCCAGCAGCGGTCTCTCAGCGACTACGACGCGTTGCTGGGCATCGAGGAGGTGCGGTGA
- a CDS encoding multicopper oxidase family protein, which translates to MLNRRRLLVLGATLGGATALPFTRLIPVDAEDRDPIHNPHRIGQRATGTGVRPAVTAFTEQMPVPPVLQPVQSASGVDLYKIAIQASTAELLPGLKTPVLTYGGSLVGPTIRARTGRPVKVTYVNQLTEQANVHLHGGHVPAASDGHPMDVIQPGQSRVYDYPNRQQGATLWYHDHSHHTEAEHVYRGLHGFYLIDDPAESRLALPQGKYDVPIMLRDAQFDAEGGLVFFDDPANRTTILANGKIQPYFPVAARKYRFRLLNAANEHVFRLNLGGKEMVQIASDSGLLPAPVPLTELVLSSAERAEIVIDFARYPVGTKLVLSNGSDPVLRFDVVRPAIDLSRLPATLRPLPALPAATIERDVAMSFDLAGTGPVGLVNGKPYDPNRIDFQIKRGTTEIWNITNADTIPGVQHTFHLHMTNFRVLERDGGKPLPQDAGLKDTVHVSENGKMRVQATFADHLGTYVYHCHFLEHSSLGMMAQMEIVP; encoded by the coding sequence ATGCTGAACCGACGGCGATTGCTGGTGCTCGGTGCCACACTGGGCGGTGCGACGGCGCTGCCGTTCACCAGGCTGATCCCTGTGGACGCCGAGGACCGGGATCCGATCCACAACCCCCACCGCATCGGCCAGCGGGCCACCGGCACCGGGGTGCGGCCGGCCGTGACGGCGTTCACCGAGCAGATGCCCGTGCCGCCGGTGCTCCAACCGGTGCAGTCGGCCTCCGGCGTGGACCTCTACAAGATCGCCATCCAGGCCTCGACCGCCGAGCTCCTCCCCGGCCTCAAGACGCCCGTGCTGACCTATGGCGGCTCACTGGTCGGGCCCACCATCCGCGCCAGGACCGGCCGCCCCGTGAAGGTGACGTACGTCAACCAGCTGACCGAGCAGGCGAACGTGCACCTGCACGGCGGCCACGTGCCCGCGGCCAGCGACGGTCACCCCATGGACGTCATCCAGCCCGGCCAGTCACGGGTGTACGACTACCCGAACCGCCAGCAGGGCGCGACCCTGTGGTACCACGACCACAGCCACCACACCGAGGCCGAGCATGTCTACCGCGGCCTGCACGGCTTCTACCTCATCGATGACCCTGCCGAGAGCAGGCTCGCGCTGCCGCAGGGGAAGTACGACGTACCGATCATGCTGCGTGACGCGCAGTTCGACGCGGAGGGCGGCCTGGTCTTCTTCGACGACCCGGCGAACCGCACCACCATCCTGGCCAACGGCAAGATCCAGCCGTACTTCCCGGTGGCCGCGCGCAAGTACCGGTTCCGCCTGCTCAACGCCGCCAACGAGCACGTCTTCCGGCTGAACCTCGGCGGCAAGGAGATGGTGCAGATCGCCTCCGACAGCGGTCTGCTGCCCGCGCCGGTGCCCCTGACCGAACTGGTGCTCTCCTCGGCGGAACGGGCCGAGATCGTGATCGACTTCGCCCGCTACCCCGTCGGCACCAAACTGGTGCTCTCCAACGGGAGCGACCCCGTCCTGCGGTTCGACGTGGTGCGCCCGGCCATAGACCTCAGCCGCCTGCCCGCCACGCTGCGCCCGCTGCCCGCGCTGCCCGCCGCCACGATCGAGCGCGATGTGGCGATGAGCTTCGACCTGGCGGGCACCGGGCCGGTCGGTCTGGTCAACGGCAAGCCGTACGACCCGAACCGGATCGACTTCCAGATCAAGCGGGGCACCACGGAGATCTGGAACATCACCAACGCCGACACCATCCCCGGCGTCCAGCACACCTTCCACCTGCACATGACGAACTTCCGGGTGCTGGAGCGCGACGGCGGCAAGCCCCTGCCGCAGGACGCCGGGCTGAAGGACACCGTGCACGTGTCGGAGAACGGGAAGATGCGCGTGCAGGCGACCTTCGCCGACCACCTCGGCACGTACGTCTACCACTGTCACTTCCTTGAGCATTCCTCCCTCGGCATGATGGCGCAGATGGAGATCGTCCCGTAG
- the galK gene encoding galactokinase — protein sequence MRVVDAFRESFGADPRGVWHAPGRVNLIGEHTDYNDGFVLPFAVPWGITAAVAPREDDVVRLRSLQAGEPLTIETLDQAEGWARYVAGVFWALRDAGQPVRGADLVIDGDVPQGAGLSSSAALEVVVGTALNELYGLGLSKMEIALAGQKAENDFVGMPCGIMDQAASALAEQGKALFMDCRSLATRNIPFDLAQHGLQLLIINTGVRHELADGQYARRRQDCENAAKRLGVDALRDVTDLAGALAGLSGDERRRTQHVVTENHRVEALIGLLRAGAVREIGALLNASHLSLRDQFEVSCAELDVAVESAVRGGARGARMTGGGFGGSAIALVADDRVESVRESVARAYAERGWAAPEIYPATPAAGARRLG from the coding sequence ATGCGCGTTGTTGATGCTTTCCGTGAGTCGTTCGGTGCGGACCCACGGGGAGTGTGGCACGCTCCGGGGCGGGTCAACCTGATCGGCGAGCACACCGACTACAACGACGGCTTCGTGCTGCCGTTCGCCGTGCCGTGGGGGATCACCGCGGCGGTTGCGCCACGCGAGGACGACGTCGTCCGGCTCCGGTCGCTCCAGGCGGGCGAGCCACTGACCATCGAAACCCTCGACCAGGCCGAGGGGTGGGCGCGCTACGTCGCCGGCGTGTTCTGGGCGCTCCGGGATGCCGGGCAGCCGGTGCGGGGCGCCGATCTGGTGATCGACGGGGATGTGCCGCAGGGGGCGGGGCTGTCGTCGAGCGCGGCGCTGGAGGTGGTCGTCGGGACCGCGCTCAACGAGCTGTACGGCCTGGGCCTGAGCAAGATGGAGATCGCCCTGGCCGGGCAGAAGGCCGAGAACGACTTCGTGGGCATGCCGTGCGGGATCATGGACCAGGCGGCGTCGGCCCTCGCCGAGCAGGGCAAGGCCCTGTTCATGGACTGCCGGAGCCTCGCCACCAGGAACATCCCGTTCGACCTGGCCCAGCACGGCCTCCAGCTGCTGATCATCAACACCGGGGTCCGCCACGAGCTCGCCGACGGGCAGTACGCCCGCCGCCGCCAGGACTGCGAGAACGCCGCCAAGCGCCTGGGAGTGGACGCGCTGCGCGACGTCACCGACCTGGCCGGCGCCCTGGCCGGGCTCAGCGGCGACGAGCGCAGGCGCACCCAGCACGTGGTGACCGAGAACCACCGGGTCGAGGCGCTGATCGGGCTGCTGCGCGCCGGAGCGGTGCGGGAGATCGGGGCCCTGCTGAACGCCTCCCATCTGTCGCTGCGCGACCAGTTCGAGGTGTCCTGCGCCGAGCTGGACGTGGCCGTGGAGTCGGCGGTCCGGGGCGGGGCCAGAGGCGCGCGGATGACCGGCGGCGGGTTCGGCGGGTCGGCCATCGCACTGGTCGCCGACGACCGGGTGGAGTCGGTGCGGGAGTCGGTCGCCCGGGCCTACGCCGAGCGCGGCTGGGCCGCGCCGGAGATCTACCCCGCCACCCCGGCCGCCGGGGCCCGCCGGCTCGGCTGA